Proteins encoded within one genomic window of Triticum aestivum cultivar Chinese Spring chromosome 2D, IWGSC CS RefSeq v2.1, whole genome shotgun sequence:
- the LOC123049315 gene encoding protein SOB FIVE-LIKE 1, whose amino-acid sequence MPGREDGASADEESSQCSSGCQSGWTLYLEHSGSGQQQRRTLPYVHPGDVLKQMLPQAEYSDDDEEDSMVSDASSGLPPHLRGEEEELLQVRGQTNMPSQQRRSAFDGDQCHSGWGGSRRSASRSGSRSFVSTRSGSSGEMRSRKKRRAVVQRQDESATRRHRVFHDDDLHDTASSSGVITPAAVVEAMKDGMDLQPSCACALSVRSTGMQGLAMLHHN is encoded by the coding sequence ATGCCGGGGAGAGAAGACGGAGCCTCCGCCGACGAGGAGAGCTCGCAGTGCAGCAGCGGCTGCCAGTCCGGCTGGACCCTGTACCTGGAGCACTCCGGGTCAGGCCAGCAGCAACGTCGCACGCTGCCATACGTGCACCCCGGCGACGTCCTGAAACAGATGCTGCCGCAGGCGGAATactccgacgacgacgaggaggactcCATGGTCTCCGACGCGTCATCCGGCCTGCCGCCGCACCTGCGCGGCGAAGAGGAGGAGCTGCTGCAAGTGCGAGGTCAGACCAACATGCCTTCACAGCAGCGTCGATCGGCCTTCGACGGCGACCAATGCCACTCCGGCTGGGGTGGCAGTCGTCGCAGCGCGAGCCGCTCTGGCTCCCGTTCCTTCGTCTCCACGAGGTCTGGTAGTTCGGGCGAgatgaggagcaggaagaagaggagggccgtCGTCCAACGGCAGGATGAGTCGGCGACGCGTCGCCATCGTGTCTTCCACGACGACGATCTCCACGACACCGCGAGCTCGTCCGGCGTCATTACTCCCGCGGCAGTGGTGGAAGCTATGAAGGATGGTATGGACCTGCAGCCAAGCTGCGCCTGTGCCTTGTCGGTTCGAAGCACCGGCATGCAGGGTCTCGCGATGCTGCACCATAACTGA